The Flexivirga aerilata sequence GCACGACCCGACCACGACGCCGCTCACCCCGCAGTTCGTGCGCGGCACCCCGCCCGATCTCGCGTGCTACAACTACCAACTCGAGGCCGCGAGCTTCCTCGCGCGCGGTGCGCTCAGCGACCTGTCGGACCTGCCCGAGGCCAAGACGATCGCGCCGAGCGTGCAGGCGCTCGTCGGTCAGTTCGCCAGTTACAAGGGCCAGACCAGCGTGCTGCCCTACTCCGTCGCATCGGCCGGCGTGATCTACAACAAGGACCTCTTCGCCAAGCACGACGTCGCGGTGCCGACCACCTGGAGTGAGCTGATCGCGGCCTGCAAGAAGTTCCAGGCGGCCGGGGTCACCCCGATCTACTTCACCTTCCTCGACGGCTGGACCCTGCTGCAGGGCGTCTGGGACTACGTCAGTGGCGGCACCCTCGACGTCGCCGCGTTCTTCCGCCGGCTCAAGCAGGAGGAGGGCAAGGTCGACCAGAACTCACCCGCGTCGTTCACCCGCAACTTCGGCGACGCCTGCCACAAGATGGTGGAGCTCTACCGCTACCGCAACGCCAACGCGCCGAGCCTCACCTACAACGCCGGCAACACCGAGTTCGCCAAGGGCAAGGCCGCGATGTACCTCCAGGGTCCGTGGGCGCTGACCCCGCTCGGCACCGCCAACCCCAAGCTGCAACTCGGCTCGTTCCCGCTGCCGTGCACCGACAACCCGGCCGACACCAAGGTGCGGGTCAACCTCGACCTCGCGCTGTGGATCCCCAACGACTCCAGCCACAAGGAGCAGGCGCGCACCATGCTGCAGTGGCTGATGCGCCCCGAGGTGATGAACGCCTACAACAAGCAGGCACTGGCCACCTCGCCCACGGTGAACGCTCCGGCGCTCACCGACCCCCGGGTGGCGGGACTCTCGTCATACGTCAAGCAGGCGAAGTTCTACCAGGGCGCGAGCACCTACATCTCGATGACGATCCCGCTCGGCAACTACATCCAGACCATGCTCACCAGCGGTGACGTCAATGGTCTGCTCAACCGACTCGACACCGACTGGGCAAACCGTGCCGCCCGGTCGGCGGCGGCCTGAGAGGACCGATCCGATGACCGCACCTGCTCCCGCAGCGCCTGTCAGCACGGCCACGTCCGGCACCACCGCAGGCACCGACACCCGGCGGCGGCGCCCCGACGCGGCATACCTCTGGATGCTCTTCCCGGCGCTCGCGCTCTTCACCCTCTTCGTGACCCTCCCGGCGCTGGTCGGGGTGTTCTTCAGTTTCACCAACTACGCCGGCTTCGGCTCGTGGAAGTGGGTCGGCTTCGAAAACTACCGGTCGCTCTGGCACGACAGCACGATCCTCGGGTCCTACCAGTTCACACTGCTTTTCGCGGTCGTGACCACGATCGTGGTCAATGCGCTGGCCCTGGCGCTCGCGATCGGACTGAGCTCGAAGATCCATCTCAAGCGCGGCCTGCGCAGCGTGTTCTTCGTGCCGATGGTGCTGTCCGGCATCGTCATCGCCTACGTCTTCCAGTATTTCTTCTCCTTCTCGGTGCCCGCCGTCGCCGGCAGCATCGGCTGGACCGGCGGTGAGCAGAGCCTCCTCGCCAACCAGGACTGGGCCTGGCTCGGCGTGGTCATCGTGACCGCATGGCAGGCGATCCCGAGCGCGATGATCATCTACCTGGCCGGGCTGCTCGCCATCCCGGGCGAGGTCTACGAGGCCGCGTCGCTCGACGGCGCGAGCGCGTGGCGGCGCTTCCGCAGCATCACGCTGCCGCTGGTCGCCGGCTACGTCGTCGTCAACTCGATCCTCAGCTTCAAGAACTTCCTCAATGCGTATGACGTGATCGTCGGTCTCACCGGCGGCGGTCCCGGCACCTCCACCACGAGCGTGGCGATGGGCATCTTCAACGGATTCAACAACGGCGACTACGCCTACTCGATGGCCAATGCGGTCGTCTTCTTCGTGATCACCGTCGTGATCTCCCTGCTGCAACTGCGGCTGCTCCGCGGTCGAGAGGTGAATCTCTAGCCATGGCAACGATTCCGACTCCTGCACCCCGCGCGCGCACCAGCGCGGCCACCGGCGAGCGCCGCAGCTGGAAGCTGACCACCGTGCTGGCCCTCGCCAGCCTGGCGGTGTTCATCCCGCTCTACCTCGCGGTCACGATGGCGCTCAAGACCAACGCCGAGGCGTCCAGCGGCAGCGGCTTCGCACTGCCGACCTCGCTGCACTGGAGCAACTTCTCCACCGCGTGGAACCTCGTGCACTTCCCACGGGCGGCGGCGGTCTCGGTGGTGATCGCCGTGGTCGCGGTGGTCGGCTCGCTCGCGGTGTCGTCGATGGCGGCATACGCGATCGTGCGCAACTGGCACCGCAAGGCGTTCCGCTACTCCTACTTCTACCTGCTGGCCGCGATGTTCATCCCGTTCCCGGTGATCGCGCTGCCGCAGGTGAAGCTGACCGCGCTGCTCGGGCTGGACAACCCGATCGGCGTCGGGCTGCTGCACGTGCTGCTCTCGATGGGCTTCAACATCCTGCTCTACACCGCGTTCCTGCGGTCGATCCCGTTCGAGCTGGAGGAGAGCGCCCGGCTCGACGGCGCGAGCACCTGGCAGACGTTCCGGCAGCTGATCGTGCCGCTGCTCGGCCCGATGAACGCGACCGTCGGCATCTTCGCGTTCCTCGCGTCCTGGAACGACTACATGATGCCGGCGATCATCACGGCCGACGCGCAGTATCAGTCGCTGCCGGTGGTGCAGAACATCTTCGCGGTGTCGCTCACCACCAACTACAACGTGGCGTTCGCGTCCTACCTGATGGCGATGCTGCCGACCCTGGTCGTCTACTTCCTCGCCCAGCGCTGGGTGCTGAGCGGCGTCACCCAGGGCGCGATCAAATAGAACCTCGTCGCGCCTAGTCCTCCCAGGCGTTGACCATCGAAAACGCCGCGCGCGTGAGGTATTCGCGCAGCAGCGCGTCATGCTGGGCGTCGAGGTCGAGGGTGTCGACGGCGGCGAGCATGTGCGTGAGCCAGCGGTCACGCTGGACCGGCGTCACCTTGAACGGCATGTGCCGCATCCGCAACCGCGGGTGACCGCGCTCCTGGCTGTAGGTGGTCGGGCCGCCCCAATACTGCTCGAGGAAGAGCAGGAGGCGCTCCTCGGCCGGGCCGAGATCCTCCTCGGGATAGAGCGCCCGGAGTTCGGGGTCGCCGGCGACCCCGACGTAGAACTCGTGCACCAGCTTGGCGAACGTCGGGTGTCCGCCGACCTCGTCGTAGAACGTGCTCACGCGGTAAGTCTCTCAGCCCGCCGGCGTGGTGCCGCTCGTGCCCTGGCCCGGGTATGACGGCAGCTGCGGTCCGCGGATGCCCGCGGCGTCCAGCGCGACCTTCGCCCGCTCGCGGATCTCCCGCGCCACGCTGTACTGCTCGTTGGGCACGCAGGTCGCGATGATGCGCAGGGTCACCACCCCACTGCCGACCGACTCGACACCGGCGACTTGCGGCTCCTCCAACAGCCTTTCCTTCCAAGGGGATTCGTCATCCACTGCGGCGGCGACCTGGCGCAGCACCTGCAGCGCCTTCTCGACCGACTGGTCGTAGCCGATCGGCACGTCGATCAGCGCGGTGGCCCAGCCCTGCGACTTGTTGCCGATGCGCAGGATCTCGCCGTTGCGGACGTACCAGACCACGCCGGAGGCGTCGCGCAGCCGGGTGACGCGCAGGGTGACCTCTTCGACGGTGCCGATCGCCTGACCGGTGTCGATCACGTCGCCCACGCCGTACTGGTCCTCCATGATCATGAAGATGCCGGAGAGGAAGTCCTTGACCAGGCTCTGCGCGCCGAAGCCGAGGGCGACGCCGCCGACACCGGCCGACGCGAGCAGCGGGGCGAGCGGCACCCCAAGCGCGGACATGATGGTGAGCGCCGCGATGCCGAAGATGACGATCGTGCTGACCGATCGCAGGATCGAGCCCATGGTCGCCGCGCGTTGCTTGCGGCGCTCGGAGTCCAGGCCGGTCGCCTGCCGCAGCACCCGGCCCGCGCGGCCCTCGCGCTGGCTGCCGCGGTGCTCCATCATCCGCACCGCACGCCCGATGGCCCGGATCACCAGCCAGCGCAGCAGCACCGCCCCGATCGCGATGCAGACGATCATCAGCGGGGTGCCGACCGCCCAGTCGAGGGTCGATCGCTGGCCGGCCTGAGCAAGAGAAGGCATGGGGTCCATGATGAGCGGTGCCGACCGGGACCGTGCCATCCGCCGCGCCGCGGCGCCTCTGACACACTGGCGCACATGCCCGACGCACCACCCGCCGCGCCCTCCGAAACCCTCGCTCAGCTCGCCCGCGCCCACGGCGTCGCCACCGACTACTGGGACTGGAAGGGCAACCACGTGACGGTCTCGCGGGAGACCGTCACCGCGGTGCTCGCCGCCCTCGGTGTCGACCTGGGAGACGACGACGCGGCAGACGACGCCGCCCGTGCGGCGCTCGCCGACAAGGCACTGGAGTCGTGGCGCCGGGTGCTGCCGCCGGTGATCGTGATGCGCGAGGGCTGGACCCCGTGGGTGCCCGTGCACGTGCCCGCCGACACCGCTGTCAGCGCGCGAATCACGTTGGAGGAGGGCGAAACCCGCGACATCGCCGAGGTCGACCACCAGGTCGAGCCACGCGAGGTCGACGGCGAGCGCATCGGCGAGGTCACCTTCGAACTCCCGAGTGACCTGCCGCTCGGCTACCACCGCATGCAGGTGTCGTATGGCGACGACGGGCAGTCCGCCGAGACCACGGTGATCGTCACCCCCGCGTCGCTGCAGCTGCCGGCGGCGCTGCAGCACGACCGCGCGTGGGGCCTGACCACCCAGCTCTACTCGGTGCGCTCGGAACACTCGTGGGGCATCGGCGACGCCGCCGACCTCGCCGAACTCGGCACCTGGGCGGCCCGGCAGGGCGCCGACTTCGTGCTGATCAACCCGGTGCACGCCGCGGAGCCGGTTGCGCCGATGGAGGCCTCGC is a genomic window containing:
- a CDS encoding ABC transporter substrate-binding protein, whose translation is MSQLPPTRRQVLRWGLLGAAGAATSGALAGCGLGSSDDIRFLQNKPEVIPYFDKLTAQFNGSQRGVRASHDPTTTPLTPQFVRGTPPDLACYNYQLEAASFLARGALSDLSDLPEAKTIAPSVQALVGQFASYKGQTSVLPYSVASAGVIYNKDLFAKHDVAVPTTWSELIAACKKFQAAGVTPIYFTFLDGWTLLQGVWDYVSGGTLDVAAFFRRLKQEEGKVDQNSPASFTRNFGDACHKMVELYRYRNANAPSLTYNAGNTEFAKGKAAMYLQGPWALTPLGTANPKLQLGSFPLPCTDNPADTKVRVNLDLALWIPNDSSHKEQARTMLQWLMRPEVMNAYNKQALATSPTVNAPALTDPRVAGLSSYVKQAKFYQGASTYISMTIPLGNYIQTMLTSGDVNGLLNRLDTDWANRAARSAAA
- a CDS encoding carbohydrate ABC transporter permease; this translates as MTAPAPAAPVSTATSGTTAGTDTRRRRPDAAYLWMLFPALALFTLFVTLPALVGVFFSFTNYAGFGSWKWVGFENYRSLWHDSTILGSYQFTLLFAVVTTIVVNALALALAIGLSSKIHLKRGLRSVFFVPMVLSGIVIAYVFQYFFSFSVPAVAGSIGWTGGEQSLLANQDWAWLGVVIVTAWQAIPSAMIIYLAGLLAIPGEVYEAASLDGASAWRRFRSITLPLVAGYVVVNSILSFKNFLNAYDVIVGLTGGGPGTSTTSVAMGIFNGFNNGDYAYSMANAVVFFVITVVISLLQLRLLRGREVNL
- a CDS encoding carbohydrate ABC transporter permease; translation: MATIPTPAPRARTSAATGERRSWKLTTVLALASLAVFIPLYLAVTMALKTNAEASSGSGFALPTSLHWSNFSTAWNLVHFPRAAAVSVVIAVVAVVGSLAVSSMAAYAIVRNWHRKAFRYSYFYLLAAMFIPFPVIALPQVKLTALLGLDNPIGVGLLHVLLSMGFNILLYTAFLRSIPFELEESARLDGASTWQTFRQLIVPLLGPMNATVGIFAFLASWNDYMMPAIITADAQYQSLPVVQNIFAVSLTTNYNVAFASYLMAMLPTLVVYFLAQRWVLSGVTQGAIK
- a CDS encoding globin, whose amino-acid sequence is MSTFYDEVGGHPTFAKLVHEFYVGVAGDPELRALYPEEDLGPAEERLLLFLEQYWGGPTTYSQERGHPRLRMRHMPFKVTPVQRDRWLTHMLAAVDTLDLDAQHDALLREYLTRAAFSMVNAWED
- a CDS encoding mechanosensitive ion channel family protein, coding for MPSLAQAGQRSTLDWAVGTPLMIVCIAIGAVLLRWLVIRAIGRAVRMMEHRGSQREGRAGRVLRQATGLDSERRKQRAATMGSILRSVSTIVIFGIAALTIMSALGVPLAPLLASAGVGGVALGFGAQSLVKDFLSGIFMIMEDQYGVGDVIDTGQAIGTVEEVTLRVTRLRDASGVVWYVRNGEILRIGNKSQGWATALIDVPIGYDQSVEKALQVLRQVAAAVDDESPWKERLLEEPQVAGVESVGSGVVTLRIIATCVPNEQYSVAREIRERAKVALDAAGIRGPQLPSYPGQGTSGTTPAG